From the Candidatus Delongbacteria bacterium genome, one window contains:
- the pyk gene encoding pyruvate kinase — MRRTKIVCTIGPASESEEILDRLIRAGMDVARLNFSHGSHESHAEKFRQIRALAAAAGRPVAILQDLAGPKIRIGGLAAGPITLRPGDEFTLTAREVPGDATEVSISYKELPEDVRPGDTLLLADGALDMSVLRVDGPDILCRVVTGGVLSSHKGINLPSRSIRAPILTAKDRLDLAFGLELGVDFVALSFVRSAHDISVVHAFMDELGRSAPLIAKIEKHEALAEIDAILEAVDGLMVARGDLGVDIPLERVPRVQKLLIEKANRAGKPVITATQMLKSMVDAPRPTRAEVTDVANAILDGTDAVMLSEESAAGHYPVESLLTLDRIARETERDFPHRLWMRRFHPEGVCNPPQAVAHAACELAMRIDAAAILTCTRSGGTTRLVARTRPAQNVLAATPDETVWRRLALTWGAVPLLTSLTESLEVMIAEALGAARAAGLTQPGDPVVVTAGTHLTTPGSTNLIRVETTPLED, encoded by the coding sequence ATGCGCAGAACCAAGATCGTCTGCACCATCGGACCGGCCTCGGAATCGGAAGAAATCCTCGACCGCCTGATCCGGGCGGGCATGGACGTGGCCCGGCTCAATTTCTCCCACGGCAGCCACGAGTCCCACGCCGAGAAGTTTCGGCAGATCCGCGCCCTGGCCGCCGCGGCCGGCCGGCCCGTGGCCATCCTGCAGGATCTGGCCGGGCCCAAGATCCGCATCGGCGGACTGGCCGCAGGACCCATCACCCTGCGGCCCGGGGACGAATTCACGCTCACCGCGCGTGAGGTGCCCGGCGACGCGACCGAGGTCTCCATCAGCTACAAGGAGCTGCCCGAGGACGTGCGGCCGGGCGACACGCTGCTGCTGGCCGACGGCGCCCTGGACATGAGCGTCCTGCGCGTGGACGGCCCGGACATCCTCTGCCGCGTGGTGACCGGCGGCGTGCTCAGCTCCCACAAGGGGATCAACCTGCCCTCGCGCAGCATCCGCGCGCCCATTCTGACGGCCAAGGACCGGCTCGATTTGGCATTCGGGCTGGAGCTGGGCGTGGACTTCGTGGCCCTCTCCTTTGTGCGCAGCGCCCATGACATCAGCGTGGTGCACGCCTTCATGGACGAGCTGGGCCGTTCGGCGCCGCTGATCGCCAAGATCGAGAAGCACGAGGCCCTGGCGGAGATCGACGCCATTCTCGAGGCCGTGGACGGCCTGATGGTGGCCCGGGGCGACCTGGGCGTGGACATCCCCCTGGAGCGTGTGCCTCGCGTGCAGAAGCTGCTGATCGAGAAGGCCAACCGCGCGGGCAAACCCGTGATCACCGCCACGCAGATGCTCAAGAGCATGGTGGACGCGCCCCGCCCCACCCGGGCCGAGGTCACGGACGTGGCCAACGCCATCCTGGACGGCACGGACGCTGTCATGCTCTCCGAGGAGAGCGCCGCCGGCCACTATCCGGTGGAGTCCCTCCTGACCCTTGACCGCATCGCGCGGGAGACCGAGCGCGACTTCCCCCACCGGCTCTGGATGCGCCGCTTCCATCCGGAGGGGGTCTGCAACCCGCCCCAGGCCGTGGCCCATGCCGCCTGCGAGCTGGCCATGCGCATCGACGCGGCCGCCATCCTGACCTGCACGCGCTCCGGCGGCACCACGCGCCTGGTGGCGCGCACGCGGCCCGCCCAGAATGTGCTGGCCGCCACTCCGGACGAGACGGTCTGGCGGCGGCTGGCTCTGACCTGGGGCGCCGTGCCCCTGCTCACCAGCCTGACGGAGAGCCTGGAGGTGATGATCGCCGAGGCCCTGGGCGCGGCCCGGGCCGCCGGCCTGACCCAGCCGGGCGACCCCGTCGTGGTCACCGCCGGCACCCACCTGACCACGCCCGGCTCGACCAACCTGATCCGCGTGGAGACCACGCCCCTGGAGGACTGA
- a CDS encoding MBL fold metallo-hydrolase translates to MKLHFLGAARTVTGSHHLIEANGCRVLLDCGLLQGKRKEAFEENRRPLPGGPPDVVVLSHAHIDHSGNLPSLVRRGYAGPIWATPATRDLCSLMLQDSAQIQVHDVNFVNKLRKRQGRAPFEPLYRPQDALAALELFQGLAYGRWREIGPGIRLRFTDAGHMLGSAHVWLEITEPGRAPRRLLFSGDIGRKGIPILRDPELPEEGADILLLESTYAGRSHPPYAESEAELSRIVQEAHAARRVVLIPAFAVGRTQQLVVALHRLHDQGRIPGMPVYVDSPLATDVTSVFRLHPETYDAETLESLHQPGNPFSFRALRYTRSVEDSQRLNDLHGPAIIIASSGMLEHGRILHHLRNRIMKDDTLLLITGWQAPHTLGRLLAEGATEVFIHGEPFPVNCEVRELTGFSGHADQAELDEWVGSMRLKPSHTFVVHGEEDGALGLAKHLGERFRLPDVRVPRQGESFEL, encoded by the coding sequence ATGAAGCTGCACTTCCTGGGCGCCGCCCGCACCGTGACGGGCTCGCACCATCTGATCGAAGCCAACGGCTGCCGCGTCCTGCTGGACTGCGGCCTGCTCCAGGGCAAGCGCAAGGAGGCCTTCGAGGAGAACCGCCGTCCGCTGCCCGGCGGGCCGCCGGATGTGGTGGTGCTCAGCCACGCCCACATCGACCACTCGGGCAACCTGCCCAGCCTGGTGCGGCGCGGGTACGCGGGCCCCATCTGGGCCACGCCCGCCACCCGCGACCTGTGCTCGCTGATGCTCCAGGACAGCGCCCAGATCCAGGTCCACGACGTGAACTTCGTCAACAAGCTGCGCAAGCGGCAGGGCCGGGCGCCTTTCGAGCCCCTCTACCGGCCGCAGGACGCGCTGGCGGCCCTGGAGCTCTTCCAGGGCCTGGCCTACGGCCGCTGGCGCGAGATCGGCCCGGGCATTCGCTTGCGCTTCACCGACGCCGGACACATGCTGGGCAGCGCCCACGTCTGGCTGGAGATCACCGAGCCCGGCCGGGCGCCGCGGCGCCTGCTCTTCTCGGGCGACATCGGCCGCAAGGGGATCCCCATCCTGCGTGATCCCGAGCTCCCGGAGGAGGGGGCGGACATCCTGCTGCTGGAGAGCACCTACGCCGGGCGCAGCCATCCGCCCTATGCCGAGAGCGAGGCCGAACTCTCGCGCATCGTGCAGGAGGCCCATGCCGCCCGCCGCGTGGTGCTGATCCCGGCCTTCGCCGTGGGCCGCACCCAGCAGCTGGTGGTGGCCCTGCACCGCCTGCACGACCAGGGACGCATCCCGGGCATGCCCGTCTACGTGGACAGCCCGCTGGCCACGGACGTCACCAGCGTGTTCCGCCTGCACCCGGAGACCTACGACGCCGAGACCCTGGAGTCCCTGCACCAGCCGGGCAACCCCTTCAGCTTCCGCGCCCTGCGCTACACGCGCTCCGTGGAGGACTCCCAGCGCCTGAACGATCTGCATGGCCCGGCGATCATCATCGCCTCCAGCGGCATGCTCGAGCACGGCCGCATCCTGCACCACCTGCGCAACCGCATCATGAAGGACGACACGCTGCTGCTGATCACGGGCTGGCAGGCGCCGCACACCCTGGGCCGCCTGCTTGCCGAGGGTGCCACGGAAGTGTTCATCCACGGCGAGCCTTTTCCCGTCAACTGTGAAGTGCGCGAATTGACCGGTTTCAGCGGCCACGCCGACCAGGCCGAGCTGGACGAGTGGGTGGGCAGCATGCGGCTCAAACCCTCCCACACCTTCGTCGTGCACGGCGAGGAAGACGGCGCGCTGGGCTTGGCCAAGCACCTGGGCGAGCGCTTCCGGCTGCCCGATGTGCGCGTGCCGCGGCAGGGCGAGAGTTTCGAGTTGTAG